One region of Sulfuriroseicoccus oceanibius genomic DNA includes:
- a CDS encoding N-acetylmuramoyl-L-alanine amidase family protein, with the protein MPYPRPAHASLRTSSSGWWCALMVALVFIGTAVARTVIVIDAGHGGIDKGAYWGGVRESRVALATAKELEKELKRRGFRTVMTRRTDKFVPFSERAQIANRYPKAIFVSIHYNASTNRSVRGIETYYLSRKGRKLASNVQTAMMEHVRSKDRGIRRRNFKVLRDTKHPAILVECGFISNSWERKRANSAWYQRAISKLIAEGIARYFGY; encoded by the coding sequence ATGCCGTACCCGCGCCCAGCCCATGCCTCCCTGCGCACCTCCTCTTCCGGATGGTGGTGCGCTCTGATGGTGGCACTCGTGTTCATTGGGACTGCGGTCGCGCGCACCGTGATTGTCATCGACGCTGGGCACGGAGGGATCGACAAAGGCGCCTACTGGGGAGGCGTTCGAGAGAGCAGGGTCGCTCTGGCCACCGCCAAGGAGCTCGAAAAAGAACTCAAACGCCGCGGCTTTCGCACCGTCATGACCCGCCGCACGGATAAGTTCGTACCGTTCAGCGAACGCGCACAGATCGCCAACCGTTACCCCAAAGCCATCTTCGTCAGTATTCACTACAATGCATCGACCAACCGCTCGGTGCGCGGCATCGAGACCTACTACCTCAGCCGAAAAGGGCGAAAGCTCGCCTCCAACGTCCAGACCGCCATGATGGAGCACGTCCGCAGCAAGGACCGTGGCATCCGTCGCCGAAATTTCAAAGTCCTGCGCGACACCAAACACCCTGCCATTCTGGTCGAATGTGGGTTTATCTCCAACTCATGGGAGCGTAAGCGCGCCAACTCGGCCTGGTACCAGCGCGCCATTTCGAAGCTCATCGCAGAGGGCATCGCTCGTTATTTCGGGTATTAG
- a CDS encoding MotA/TolQ/ExbB proton channel family protein, with the protein MNFMTPFIVANTVLYSSIGEFFEQGGFFLWLILACGVGLIFIIAVRAFAMRTDRTMPPGLWKALGQAAGQDGKPTMEPLYAELDKSEDESPLREIIVTAFDEANLGATEEEVGKAVEVKARRMMVAMQWGLSAMEVIITISPLLGLLGTAAGLVQVFGGLSEADKDVGEIAFGIGRALSTTIAGLAVAVPAVIAHSAITRKVELRATEAEVALLGLVSNLNRARRKGDAA; encoded by the coding sequence ATGAACTTCATGACCCCATTTATTGTTGCCAACACCGTGCTTTATAGTTCGATCGGTGAGTTTTTCGAGCAGGGCGGTTTCTTCCTGTGGCTGATTCTTGCTTGTGGTGTCGGTTTGATTTTCATCATCGCAGTGCGCGCGTTTGCGATGCGTACCGACCGTACGATGCCTCCGGGGTTGTGGAAGGCATTGGGCCAAGCGGCGGGGCAGGACGGCAAGCCGACCATGGAGCCGTTGTATGCTGAGTTGGACAAGAGCGAAGATGAGTCGCCGCTGCGTGAGATCATCGTGACGGCCTTTGATGAGGCGAACCTCGGGGCAACCGAGGAGGAAGTGGGCAAGGCGGTGGAGGTCAAAGCACGCCGGATGATGGTGGCGATGCAGTGGGGTCTCAGCGCGATGGAAGTGATCATCACGATCAGTCCGTTGCTGGGGCTGTTGGGAACGGCTGCGGGATTGGTGCAGGTGTTTGGCGGGCTCTCCGAGGCGGACAAGGATGTTGGCGAGATTGCCTTTGGTATCGGGCGGGCATTGTCCACAACGATTGCCGGTTTGGCTGTGGCAGTTCCGGCGGTGATCGCGCATTCGGCGATTACCCGCAAGGTGGAGCTGCGCGCGACCGAAGCAGAGGTCGCGTTGCTCGGCTTGGTGAGCAATTTGAACCGCGCACGCCGCAAGGGAGACGCGGCTTAA
- a CDS encoding ExbD/TolR family protein: MNILTRKRHRPVVPVLSMIDILAILLIFFVVTMQFKTEDDQDQASESAQTTTEEQTVVERRLDIELPTASNIGGTAAAPADVVISIDQQGKVFVDGNEAPTPLEMHALLEERKVMSNGLARFELEPDRRAPLGTLITVWDVLTAAGIDVKDVPARLQGAAE, translated from the coding sequence ATGAACATTCTCACCCGAAAACGTCATCGTCCGGTCGTGCCGGTGTTGTCGATGATCGATATTCTGGCGATCTTGCTGATTTTCTTCGTCGTGACGATGCAGTTCAAGACGGAGGACGATCAGGATCAGGCCTCGGAGTCGGCACAAACGACGACGGAGGAACAAACTGTGGTCGAGCGGCGGTTGGATATTGAGTTGCCGACTGCATCGAACATTGGCGGAACCGCTGCAGCACCGGCTGATGTGGTGATTTCAATCGACCAGCAGGGCAAGGTTTTCGTGGACGGCAACGAAGCGCCGACGCCGCTGGAGATGCATGCCTTGCTCGAAGAACGCAAAGTGATGAGCAATGGACTGGCTCGGTTTGAACTTGAGCCGGACCGTCGCGCGCCACTGGGGACTCTGATTACAGTGTGGGACGTGCTGACGGCGGCTGGAATTGATGTAAAGGACGTGCCGGCGCGATTGCAGGGGGCTGCGGAGTAG